Proteins from one Arthrobacter sp. DNA4 genomic window:
- a CDS encoding DUF4383 domain-containing protein, whose amino-acid sequence MNSSGRTVGRTNIQKATLAVGAVFLLVGVLGFIPGITSNYESLGFAGHGSGAMLLGLFQVSILHNIVHLLFGIAGVAMARSAAASRNYLVVGGAIYLVLWLYGLFIGHDSAANFVPVNIADNWLHFILGVAMIGLGVALSRRAAGTGRTTTATR is encoded by the coding sequence ATGAATTCCAGCGGTCGCACCGTAGGCCGGACCAACATACAAAAAGCCACCCTTGCCGTGGGCGCGGTGTTCCTCCTGGTAGGCGTCCTGGGGTTCATCCCCGGAATCACCTCCAACTATGAATCCCTGGGGTTCGCCGGGCACGGATCGGGTGCCATGCTGCTGGGCCTCTTCCAGGTGTCGATCCTGCACAACATCGTCCACCTGCTCTTCGGCATCGCGGGCGTCGCCATGGCGCGCAGCGCGGCTGCCTCGCGTAATTACCTGGTGGTCGGCGGAGCCATTTACCTGGTGCTTTGGCTTTATGGACTGTTCATCGGCCATGACAGTGCCGCCAACTTTGTTCCGGTCAACATCGCGGACAACTGGCTGCACTTCATTCTCGGAGTGGCCATGATCGGCCTGGGCGTGGCTCTGTCCCGCCGCGCCGCGGGCACCGGCCGCACCACCACGGCCACCCGGTAA
- a CDS encoding RluA family pseudouridine synthase gives MQSPLPVRDGVNATRLRLPEEGPWETAMDYMMHRWGHIDPQGIEDRFDAGEIVGEGGIPLDRATPLQEHTFIWYYRTLPPETRLPVELSILHQDHHLLVVDKPHFLPTTPGGTYIQESALVRLRNQLDLPDLIPMHRLDRMTAGVLLFSTNPQTRGKYQVLFEKRQVQKEYECVSAAEPAPGHPAVDFPVVVRNRMTKSRSYLLAEVVDGEPNAETRIERLETFDGGASAGAGGTGANGTGAIGTGQRLARYRLEPHTGKTHQLRVHMASLGLGIVNDAFYPDLLDKAPDDYARPLQLLARGIRFVDPISGEPVEYRSSLELSEAARARP, from the coding sequence ATGCAATCCCCCCTCCCCGTCCGCGATGGCGTCAACGCCACGCGCCTGCGCCTTCCGGAGGAGGGCCCGTGGGAGACCGCGATGGACTACATGATGCACCGCTGGGGCCACATCGACCCGCAGGGCATCGAGGACAGGTTCGACGCCGGCGAGATCGTGGGCGAAGGCGGCATCCCCCTTGACCGGGCCACGCCGCTGCAGGAGCACACCTTCATCTGGTACTACCGCACCCTGCCGCCGGAAACGAGGCTTCCCGTGGAACTGAGCATCCTGCACCAGGACCACCACCTGCTGGTAGTGGACAAGCCGCACTTCCTGCCCACTACACCGGGCGGCACGTACATCCAGGAATCCGCCCTGGTCAGACTGCGGAACCAGCTCGACCTGCCGGACCTGATCCCCATGCACCGGCTGGACCGCATGACGGCCGGCGTGCTGCTCTTTTCCACCAACCCGCAGACCCGGGGCAAGTACCAGGTGCTCTTCGAGAAGCGGCAGGTGCAGAAGGAGTACGAGTGTGTGTCCGCCGCCGAGCCCGCGCCGGGGCACCCCGCCGTCGACTTTCCCGTGGTGGTCCGCAACCGGATGACCAAGTCCCGCAGCTACCTGCTGGCGGAGGTCGTGGACGGCGAACCGAACGCGGAGACCAGGATTGAGCGGCTGGAAACGTTCGACGGCGGCGCATCGGCAGGTGCCGGCGGTACAGGGGCCAACGGTACCGGCGCCATTGGTACCGGGCAGCGCCTGGCCAGGTACCGGCTGGAACCCCACACCGGCAAGACCCACCAGCTGCGGGTCCACATGGCATCGCTGGGGCTGGGGATCGTGAACGATGCCTTCTATCCCGACCTGCTGGATAAGGCCCCGGACGACTACGCCAGGCCGCTCCAGCTGCTGGCACGGGGCATCCGGTTCGTTGACCCGATCTCGGGAGAGCCCGTGGAATACCGCAGCAGCCTGGAGCTCAGCGAAGCGGCCCGAGCACGTCCCTGA
- a CDS encoding NADPH-dependent F420 reductase, which translates to MTDITIIGTGNMARGLAARALAGGNSVQLLAHDDKAKADALAAEFTGQVDPGVLGDAITGSIVIPAVYFDAAKDIVARYGNSLDGKVYIDITNPVDFSTFEGLSVPAGSSAAEELQKTTGAKVVKAFNTTFAATLGEGRVTGQPLDVLVAGDDEDAVAAVTAFASAAGLTPIVVGPLRRARQLEQAGFLNILLSANEQLPQFQWNSALRFAPAA; encoded by the coding sequence ATGACTGACATCACCATCATCGGAACCGGCAACATGGCCCGCGGGCTGGCAGCCCGTGCGCTTGCCGGAGGCAACAGCGTCCAGCTCCTGGCCCACGACGACAAGGCCAAGGCCGACGCCCTGGCCGCGGAATTCACAGGCCAGGTGGACCCCGGCGTGCTGGGCGACGCCATCACCGGTTCCATCGTCATCCCGGCTGTGTACTTCGACGCCGCCAAGGACATCGTGGCCCGCTACGGCAACAGCCTGGACGGCAAGGTGTATATCGACATCACCAACCCTGTGGACTTCTCCACCTTTGAAGGCCTCTCGGTCCCCGCCGGCAGCTCCGCCGCCGAGGAACTGCAGAAGACCACCGGAGCGAAAGTGGTCAAGGCGTTCAACACCACCTTCGCCGCCACCCTGGGCGAGGGGAGGGTGACCGGCCAGCCGCTGGACGTCCTGGTTGCCGGCGACGACGAGGATGCAGTGGCGGCCGTGACCGCTTTCGCGTCCGCCGCCGGCCTGACCCCCATCGTGGTGGGACCGCTCCGCCGTGCCCGGCAGCTGGAACAAGCGGGCTTCCTGAACATCCTGCTCTCAGCCAATGAGCAGCTGCCCCAGTTCCAGTGGAACTCGGCCCTCAGGTTTGCCCCGGCGGCCTAG
- a CDS encoding thiamine pyrophosphate-dependent enzyme gives MTPEPQPTLTTSRPQPAAVVHHQDAMAPALKSAGHVIVDSLVAHGVERTYVVPGESFLDVLDGLHQSSIETIVCRHEGGAAYMAEADGKMQQRPGVAMVTRGPGAANAHVGLHTAWQDSTPMLLFVGLIPFAHRDREAFQEFDIKSWFDTGAKRVMVLDHPERASEIVAEAMFAAMSGRPGPVVVGLPEDVIRQQVSPALHPAIPVAAGGLSGTDSAALKAALAESSKPLFVTGGNDWTQEAAGQLTAWLERHHIPAAAEWRTQGTVSFDSPSYVGPIGYDRPRPTYDLLEETDLLVFVGTVPGDVITDGFVCRQDWSKKNFLVTADPSLRGRSGPVSRQILAKPDAFVRDLEGIDLPVKEEWKAWTARMRAEQESFAALPPAAPAPGQARMDTLMANLVPRLPGDAMVTFGAGEHTNWAHRYFPTRRYASMISARNGSMGYSVPSAIAASLAAPGRRVVTIAGDGEFLMNGQELATAAQYGATPLVVVMDNQEYGTIRTHQERHYPQRVSGTQLKNPDFALMAQAFGGFGITVTEDRDVPAALDAALAAIDDDGMFALIHLIVEQRVKAY, from the coding sequence ATGACACCAGAGCCGCAGCCCACCCTGACCACATCCCGTCCCCAGCCCGCCGCCGTCGTCCACCACCAGGACGCCATGGCGCCCGCCCTCAAATCCGCCGGGCACGTCATCGTCGATTCGCTGGTGGCCCACGGTGTGGAACGCACCTACGTGGTTCCCGGCGAGAGCTTCCTCGACGTGCTGGACGGCCTGCACCAGTCCAGCATCGAAACCATCGTCTGCCGGCATGAGGGCGGGGCCGCATACATGGCGGAAGCGGACGGCAAGATGCAGCAGCGCCCGGGCGTAGCGATGGTCACCCGGGGACCGGGCGCCGCGAATGCGCATGTGGGCCTGCACACCGCCTGGCAGGACTCCACCCCCATGCTGCTCTTCGTGGGCCTGATCCCGTTCGCCCACCGGGACCGGGAAGCGTTCCAGGAATTCGACATCAAGTCCTGGTTCGATACCGGCGCCAAGCGCGTCATGGTCCTGGACCATCCGGAGCGGGCCTCCGAGATCGTGGCGGAAGCCATGTTTGCCGCGATGAGCGGACGGCCCGGGCCCGTGGTTGTCGGCTTGCCGGAGGACGTGATCCGGCAGCAGGTCAGCCCGGCACTCCACCCCGCCATACCCGTAGCCGCCGGGGGTTTGAGCGGCACGGACTCCGCGGCGCTGAAGGCTGCCCTGGCCGAATCCAGCAAGCCGCTCTTCGTCACCGGCGGCAACGACTGGACGCAGGAGGCAGCCGGGCAGCTCACCGCCTGGCTGGAGCGGCACCACATCCCGGCCGCCGCGGAATGGCGCACGCAGGGTACGGTGTCCTTTGATTCGCCGTCCTACGTGGGGCCCATCGGGTACGACCGGCCGCGGCCCACGTATGACCTCCTGGAGGAGACCGACCTCCTGGTGTTCGTGGGCACGGTGCCGGGAGATGTGATCACTGACGGATTCGTGTGCCGCCAGGACTGGAGCAAGAAGAACTTCCTGGTGACGGCGGACCCGTCGCTGCGGGGGCGGTCCGGACCCGTGTCACGGCAGATCCTGGCCAAACCCGACGCGTTCGTCCGCGACCTGGAGGGCATCGACCTGCCAGTCAAGGAGGAGTGGAAGGCCTGGACCGCCAGGATGCGCGCCGAGCAGGAAAGCTTCGCGGCACTCCCTCCAGCAGCGCCGGCTCCGGGCCAGGCGAGGATGGACACCCTGATGGCCAACCTGGTGCCCCGTCTTCCCGGGGACGCGATGGTGACGTTCGGGGCCGGGGAACATACCAATTGGGCCCACCGGTATTTCCCGACACGCCGCTACGCGTCCATGATCAGTGCCCGCAATGGCTCCATGGGGTACTCGGTACCGTCCGCGATCGCCGCTTCGCTGGCTGCGCCCGGACGGCGGGTGGTGACCATCGCGGGGGACGGCGAGTTCCTCATGAACGGGCAGGAACTCGCCACCGCCGCCCAGTACGGTGCCACGCCCCTGGTGGTGGTCATGGACAACCAGGAGTACGGCACCATCCGCACGCACCAGGAACGGCACTACCCGCAGCGCGTGTCCGGAACGCAGTTGAAGAACCCTGATTTTGCCCTGATGGCGCAGGCTTTCGGCGGTTTCGGCATCACCGTCACCGAAGACCGGGACGTGCCGGCCGCCCTGGATGCCGCGCTGGCAGCCATCGACGATGACGGGATGTTTGCCCTCATCCACCTCATCGTGGAGCAGCGCGTCAAGGCGTACTAA
- a CDS encoding O-acetyl-ADP-ribose deacetylase has translation MRISVLRGDITQRRVDVVVNAANSSLLGGGGVDGALHRAAGPELLAACRELRATGLPHGLQAGAAVATPAFRLPARWVIHTVGPNRHAGQTNRVLLVSCFSESLRLADTLGARELAFPAVGGGAYGWSATHVAQAALEAVTGFRTVHPASGLELVEFVLHTAEMEAVFRDVLGPLR, from the coding sequence ATGCGGATCTCGGTTCTGCGGGGCGACATTACGCAGCGGCGGGTGGACGTGGTGGTGAACGCTGCGAATTCCTCGCTGCTGGGCGGCGGGGGAGTGGACGGGGCGCTGCACCGGGCCGCCGGGCCGGAACTGCTCGCGGCATGCAGGGAGCTGCGTGCCACCGGGCTGCCGCACGGCCTCCAGGCCGGAGCCGCCGTGGCAACACCTGCCTTCCGGCTGCCGGCCCGCTGGGTGATCCACACGGTGGGGCCCAACCGGCACGCAGGACAGACCAACCGCGTCCTCCTGGTGTCCTGCTTCAGCGAAAGCCTGCGGCTGGCCGACACATTGGGTGCCCGGGAGCTGGCCTTTCCCGCGGTGGGCGGCGGAGCCTACGGGTGGAGTGCCACGCACGTGGCGCAGGCGGCGCTTGAGGCGGTGACAGGGTTCCGGACCGTCCATCCGGCCAGCGGGCTGGAGCTGGTGGAGTTCGTGCTGCACACCGCGGAGATGGAGGCGGTGTTCAGGGACGTGCTCGGGCCGCTTCGCTGA
- a CDS encoding helix-turn-helix domain-containing protein codes for MQDIAVIEDPAAAEASLDPIRTRILRELVQPASATQLAVRIGLPRQKVNYHLKALERHGLVELVEERRKGNVTERVLQATAASYLISPSALAAVSPDPVRFADRFSAFWLLALAGRMVQEVGKLIAGAAAARQKLATFAIDGEITFRTAAERAAFAEELGVEVTRLVDKYHDAGGPPRGRRHRLVVALHPALKETSAVTATNETAGKEQDK; via the coding sequence ATGCAGGACATTGCAGTCATCGAGGACCCGGCAGCCGCCGAAGCATCCCTGGATCCCATCCGTACCCGGATCCTGCGGGAGCTGGTCCAGCCGGCCTCGGCCACGCAGCTGGCGGTGCGGATTGGCCTGCCCCGGCAGAAAGTGAACTACCACCTCAAGGCGCTGGAGCGGCACGGCCTGGTGGAACTCGTGGAGGAACGCCGCAAGGGCAATGTAACCGAGCGGGTCCTGCAGGCCACGGCCGCCTCCTACCTCATCTCGCCGTCAGCGCTCGCCGCCGTCTCCCCGGACCCGGTCCGGTTCGCCGACCGCTTCTCGGCGTTCTGGCTGCTGGCGCTCGCCGGGCGGATGGTGCAGGAGGTGGGAAAGCTCATCGCCGGCGCCGCCGCTGCCCGGCAGAAGCTGGCCACATTCGCGATCGATGGCGAGATCACCTTCCGCACGGCGGCGGAAAGGGCCGCGTTCGCCGAGGAACTCGGCGTCGAGGTCACGCGGCTGGTGGACAAGTACCACGACGCCGGCGGACCACCCCGCGGGCGGCGGCACCGGCTCGTGGTGGCGCTGCACCCCGCCCTGAAAGAGACCAGTGCCGTCACGGCAACCAACGAAACAGCAGGCAAGGAGCAGGACAAATGA
- a CDS encoding Fpg/Nei family DNA glycosylase, with translation MPEGDSVWRAARQLHEALAGQTLIASDFRVPRFATLNLSGWTLDEVIPRGKHLLMRVVSPEDKRLTIHSHLKMEGAWQVYPPGGRWRKPGYTARCVLRTAVADAVGFSLGIVEVVATANEDSIVGFLGPDLLGPDWDLDEAERRVRSRPEVPIGVALLDQRNLAGIGNIYRCEACFLSGVHPATPVSEVADVRTMITDAKQLLEVNLGPGRRVTILNTRGLPVGRMAGRPGYWVYGGELRPCLKCGTPIQRGLLGKPNGEEERDIYFCPKCQPPPG, from the coding sequence GTGCCTGAGGGGGATTCCGTCTGGCGGGCCGCCCGCCAGCTGCATGAGGCCCTGGCGGGACAGACACTGATTGCCTCGGACTTCCGCGTGCCCCGGTTTGCCACCCTGAACCTGTCCGGCTGGACCCTCGATGAGGTGATCCCCAGGGGCAAGCACCTGCTGATGCGGGTGGTCAGCCCGGAGGACAAGAGGCTGACCATCCACTCGCACCTGAAGATGGAAGGCGCCTGGCAGGTCTACCCGCCCGGCGGGAGGTGGCGCAAGCCGGGTTACACCGCCCGGTGCGTTCTGCGCACGGCCGTCGCTGACGCCGTCGGCTTCTCCCTGGGAATTGTGGAAGTGGTGGCCACCGCCAACGAGGATTCGATCGTTGGCTTCCTTGGCCCGGACCTGCTGGGCCCGGACTGGGACCTGGACGAGGCCGAACGCCGCGTCAGGTCGCGGCCCGAGGTTCCGATCGGCGTCGCGCTGCTGGACCAGCGGAACCTCGCAGGGATCGGAAATATCTACCGCTGCGAAGCGTGCTTCCTGTCGGGTGTACATCCGGCCACTCCCGTCTCGGAGGTCGCGGACGTGCGGACCATGATCACGGACGCCAAGCAGCTCCTGGAGGTCAACCTGGGCCCGGGGCGCCGCGTCACCATCCTCAACACCCGCGGGCTGCCGGTGGGGAGGATGGCCGGCAGGCCCGGCTACTGGGTATACGGCGGAGAACTGCGGCCGTGCCTGAAATGCGGCACGCCGATCCAGCGTGGACTCCTGGGCAAGCCGAACGGCGAAGAGGAGCGGGACATCTATTTCTGCCCGAAGTGCCAGCCTCCGCCCGGCTGA
- a CDS encoding DUF4232 domain-containing protein, whose product MRSQKISQGFAMTTAAAAAALLLTGCGPSQPQSQTTTSPATGQASQSPTGTASTPPPASSAPASSTPASPAPGTTAAGEPGLCKSAGLTAATDASGGGAAGSVYMKLNLTNKGSEPCILRGYAGVSLVADAAGAPIGAPATRDDSAGVADVLLAPGQTGTAVLRYTQARNYQGCVVVDAAGYRIYPPEDTDSLFIPKPTTACSNAEITLLSIGAFQPA is encoded by the coding sequence ATGAGGTCTCAGAAAATTTCCCAGGGGTTTGCCATGACGACGGCGGCAGCAGCGGCAGCACTGCTGCTCACCGGATGTGGTCCAAGCCAGCCGCAGTCCCAGACGACCACGTCGCCCGCCACCGGGCAGGCCAGCCAGTCCCCCACGGGAACGGCGTCCACGCCGCCTCCGGCGTCGTCGGCGCCAGCCAGCTCAACCCCGGCCTCACCCGCCCCCGGCACTACGGCGGCGGGGGAACCCGGCCTGTGCAAGTCGGCGGGGCTCACCGCTGCCACCGACGCATCCGGTGGCGGCGCGGCAGGCAGTGTCTACATGAAGCTCAACCTCACCAACAAGGGTTCCGAACCCTGCATCCTCCGGGGATACGCCGGCGTCTCCCTGGTGGCGGACGCCGCCGGAGCCCCCATCGGCGCTCCGGCAACGCGGGATGATTCGGCCGGCGTAGCGGACGTCCTCCTGGCTCCCGGCCAGACCGGCACCGCCGTCCTCCGTTACACGCAGGCCCGCAACTACCAGGGCTGCGTGGTCGTGGACGCCGCCGGTTACCGGATTTACCCGCCGGAGGACACCGACTCGCTGTTCATCCCGAAGCCCACCACGGCGTGCAGCAATGCCGAAATCACCCTGCTCAGCATCGGGGCATTCCAGCCCGCCTGA
- a CDS encoding YitT family protein, whose amino-acid sequence MMTRRLVQLFTGLAMYGISLAMFIRAGLGLDPWDVFHQGLANRSGLSIGIVVIAVSFLVLLLWIPLRQMPGFGTLCNAILVGVFADIGLAVIPPITHLAAQIGLLAGAVLVNAVASACYIGAGFGPGARDGLMTGLARRTGWTVRFSRTLIEVTVLAAGWLLGGSVGVGTVVYALAIGPLVHILLPRFMVAASQSSTVKEPSASTC is encoded by the coding sequence ATGATGACCCGCAGACTCGTCCAGCTTTTTACCGGCCTCGCCATGTACGGCATCTCCCTGGCCATGTTCATCCGCGCCGGTCTGGGCCTGGACCCGTGGGACGTGTTCCACCAGGGCCTGGCCAACCGGAGCGGACTGAGCATCGGCATTGTGGTGATCGCCGTGAGCTTCCTGGTGCTGCTGCTGTGGATCCCCCTGCGCCAGATGCCCGGCTTCGGAACGCTTTGCAACGCCATTCTGGTGGGCGTCTTCGCGGACATCGGGCTCGCCGTGATCCCGCCGATAACCCACCTGGCCGCCCAGATCGGCCTCCTCGCCGGGGCCGTACTGGTCAACGCCGTAGCCTCGGCCTGCTACATCGGCGCCGGCTTCGGGCCAGGCGCCCGCGACGGCCTGATGACCGGGCTGGCCCGGCGCACCGGATGGACCGTCAGGTTCTCCCGCACGCTGATCGAGGTCACCGTGCTGGCAGCCGGTTGGCTGTTGGGCGGTTCGGTGGGTGTGGGTACCGTGGTCTACGCCCTGGCGATCGGTCCCCTGGTCCATATCCTGCTGCCGCGCTTCATGGTGGCGGCCAGTCAGTCCAGCACCGTCAAGGAACCCAGCGCGTCCACCTGTTAA
- a CDS encoding DedA family protein: protein MDFGSVDSWGTALYFWVIPVVIGDAIFPPIPSEMLVITGGALSADGRANVFLVLVLAAVASWLGDMVVFHLFRRRLSHVLDRWKWGRRVHSGIHAALAKAGRSSTYGTIIGARFIPGGRLATSAASGVANVSVRGFSLCAALGAVLWACWLVGLGYFTGSTTKLPFWASSLIGVAVGLVIGAVVGILVTRRRGDRSPVEEEPLPDAG from the coding sequence ATGGACTTCGGCAGCGTTGACAGCTGGGGGACGGCCCTGTACTTCTGGGTCATCCCCGTTGTGATCGGCGATGCCATTTTTCCGCCCATCCCCTCCGAGATGCTGGTGATCACCGGGGGTGCCCTGTCTGCGGACGGCCGGGCCAACGTGTTCCTGGTGCTGGTACTCGCGGCCGTGGCGTCCTGGCTGGGCGACATGGTGGTGTTCCATCTCTTCCGGCGGCGGCTGAGCCATGTGCTGGACCGGTGGAAGTGGGGCCGGCGGGTCCACAGCGGCATCCATGCGGCGCTGGCCAAGGCCGGCCGTTCCTCAACGTACGGCACCATCATCGGCGCCAGGTTCATTCCCGGCGGACGGCTTGCCACCTCGGCGGCATCGGGCGTGGCCAACGTGTCCGTCCGCGGCTTCAGCCTGTGCGCGGCCCTGGGCGCAGTGCTGTGGGCATGCTGGCTGGTGGGCCTGGGCTACTTCACCGGGTCAACCACCAAGCTGCCGTTCTGGGCGAGCTCCCTCATCGGCGTGGCGGTGGGCCTGGTGATCGGCGCCGTCGTGGGCATCCTCGTGACGCGCCGCCGCGGCGACCGGTCCCCGGTGGAGGAGGAGCCCCTCCCGGACGCAGGCTAG
- a CDS encoding FAD-dependent oxidoreductase produces MTSIWLDRRAPFASDPFEPDSRYDTVVAGAGLTGLVTALLLARSGQSVLVLEARSPGAVTTGNTTAKVSLLQGTFLSQLARQYSQKQVQAYVDGNREGQAWLLRYLAEQNVPFQRRTAYTYAASAQGTEKLREEMSAAGTAGLDVDYVRDAGLPFPVHGAVRLRDQAQINPMDVLDALVADIRSRGGHIVSGVRLRDVTGDAPSAVRTDRGSVRADKVVLATGIPVLDRGLYFAKLKPARSYAAALELQEDQAPPPGMYISVEQPTHSLRDYEVDGKNLLLVGGHGHHVGRRDSEKAHLAGLMDWAGNHYPGAATTHTWSAQDYMPTNLMPFFGKLPRGKGQIYFGTGYNKWGMTNAVAAALGISADILGGQIPWADTIHHRVTSPAGAFSAVALNAGVAARLASDWGKVAAEGRRFDGLKRGRDRTAVPAPEGTSTTAPVPAGTAPATAPAEGQGKVYRDGNRPVAVSTVGGSTCRLSAVCTHLGGILHWNDNEQTWDCPLHGSRFTNEGKLLEGPATKDLPQAGTA; encoded by the coding sequence ATGACGTCGATTTGGCTGGACCGCAGGGCTCCTTTTGCCTCTGATCCGTTCGAACCGGATTCCAGGTATGACACCGTCGTTGCAGGTGCGGGACTCACCGGGCTGGTCACCGCCCTGCTGCTGGCCCGGTCCGGGCAAAGCGTGCTGGTACTGGAGGCCCGCTCCCCGGGGGCCGTGACCACCGGCAACACCACCGCCAAGGTAAGCCTGCTGCAGGGCACGTTCCTGTCCCAGCTCGCCCGCCAGTATTCGCAGAAACAGGTGCAGGCGTACGTGGACGGGAACCGGGAGGGCCAGGCGTGGCTGCTGCGCTACCTGGCGGAACAAAACGTGCCCTTCCAGCGCCGCACCGCCTACACCTACGCTGCCTCCGCCCAGGGCACCGAGAAGCTGCGGGAAGAGATGAGCGCTGCCGGCACCGCGGGACTGGACGTGGACTACGTGCGCGACGCCGGACTGCCGTTTCCCGTCCACGGCGCCGTCCGCCTGCGCGACCAGGCCCAGATCAACCCGATGGATGTCCTCGACGCGCTGGTGGCGGACATCCGCAGCCGGGGCGGGCACATCGTCAGTGGCGTGCGGCTTCGCGACGTGACCGGTGATGCGCCCTCCGCCGTCCGGACCGACCGGGGCAGTGTCAGGGCGGACAAGGTAGTGCTCGCCACCGGTATCCCGGTCCTGGACCGCGGCCTGTATTTCGCCAAGCTGAAGCCCGCCCGTTCCTATGCGGCCGCGCTTGAACTGCAGGAGGACCAGGCGCCGCCGCCGGGCATGTACATTTCCGTCGAACAGCCCACCCATTCGCTCCGCGACTACGAGGTGGACGGGAAGAACCTGCTGCTGGTGGGCGGCCACGGCCACCACGTGGGCAGGAGGGACTCCGAGAAGGCCCACCTCGCCGGCCTGATGGACTGGGCAGGAAACCATTACCCCGGCGCTGCCACCACCCACACGTGGTCCGCGCAGGACTACATGCCCACCAACCTCATGCCGTTTTTCGGCAAGCTCCCCCGGGGCAAGGGCCAGATCTACTTCGGCACCGGCTACAACAAGTGGGGAATGACCAACGCCGTCGCCGCCGCGCTGGGCATATCGGCGGACATCCTGGGCGGCCAGATCCCGTGGGCTGACACCATCCACCACCGCGTCACGTCACCGGCCGGCGCGTTCTCCGCCGTCGCGCTGAACGCAGGTGTGGCAGCCAGGCTGGCGTCTGACTGGGGGAAGGTAGCCGCCGAGGGCCGCAGGTTCGATGGCTTGAAGCGGGGCAGGGACCGGACTGCCGTGCCCGCTCCTGAGGGGACTTCCACCACGGCTCCTGTCCCTGCGGGCACCGCGCCTGCCACCGCCCCGGCCGAAGGCCAGGGCAAGGTCTACCGCGACGGCAACCGGCCGGTGGCAGTGTCCACCGTTGGCGGAAGCACCTGCAGGTTGTCCGCGGTCTGCACCCACTTGGGCGGCATCCTGCACTGGAACGACAACGAACAGACGTGGGACTGCCCCCTGCACGGCTCGCGCTTCACGAACGAGGGCAAGCTGCTTGAGGGCCCTGCCACCAAGGACCTGCCGCAGGCTGGGACGGCGTGA